In one Brevibacterium sp. CBA3109 genomic region, the following are encoded:
- the aroB gene encoding 3-dehydroquinate synthase gives MSLTRINVEAGGNYPVLVGQGLLGELPELLGPRVEKVLVIHPRALRTTGETVRDDLRATGLDAIVAEIPDAEEAKHVQVAAFCWQVLGQSDFTRTDAIITVGGGAVSDLGGFVAATWLRGISVIHIPTTVLGMVDAAIGGKTGINTAEGKNLVGSFHAPSGVLVDLDTLQTLPENELFTGLAEVVKTGFIADPTILDLVSRHSKAEIAEVDGPVLRELIERAITVKAEVVADDFKESGRREILNYGHTLAHAIEHKERYQWRHGAAVSVGMVFAAEVAAMVKSLSPEIVDLHRELLSKLGLPIAYRADVWPQLLETMKRDKKTRGSMLRMVLLSEVGAPATVEIPDVSILHTAYQEIGEDSPRVMLGTGLG, from the coding sequence ATGAGTCTCACACGCATCAACGTCGAAGCCGGCGGGAACTATCCGGTTCTCGTGGGGCAAGGTCTCCTGGGCGAACTTCCCGAGCTCCTCGGTCCCCGCGTCGAAAAGGTGCTCGTCATCCATCCTCGGGCTCTGCGGACGACGGGGGAGACGGTCCGCGATGACCTGCGCGCAACTGGTCTCGATGCGATTGTGGCTGAGATCCCCGATGCCGAGGAAGCCAAACATGTGCAGGTCGCCGCGTTCTGCTGGCAGGTCCTCGGTCAGAGTGACTTCACCCGCACCGACGCCATCATCACAGTCGGTGGAGGTGCCGTCTCCGATCTCGGCGGCTTCGTCGCCGCAACCTGGCTGCGCGGAATCTCCGTCATCCACATTCCCACCACGGTCCTCGGAATGGTCGATGCGGCCATCGGAGGCAAGACCGGCATCAACACCGCTGAGGGCAAGAACCTCGTCGGGTCCTTCCACGCGCCCTCGGGTGTCCTCGTCGACCTCGACACCCTGCAGACGCTGCCGGAGAACGAGCTCTTCACCGGCCTCGCCGAGGTGGTCAAGACCGGCTTCATCGCCGATCCCACGATCCTGGATCTGGTGAGCAGGCATTCGAAGGCTGAGATCGCCGAGGTGGACGGTCCCGTCCTGCGCGAGCTCATCGAACGCGCCATAACCGTCAAGGCCGAGGTCGTCGCCGATGACTTCAAGGAATCCGGACGCCGCGAGATCCTCAACTACGGCCACACACTGGCTCACGCCATCGAGCACAAAGAGCGCTACCAGTGGCGCCACGGCGCTGCGGTGTCCGTGGGAATGGTCTTCGCCGCCGAGGTGGCGGCGATGGTCAAGAGTCTCTCTCCGGAGATCGTCGACCTCCATCGTGAGTTGCTGTCCAAGCTGGGTCTGCCCATCGCCTACCGTGCCGATGTCTGGCCGCAGCTGCTGGAGACGATGAAGCGAGACAAGAAGACACGCGGCTCCATGCTGCGGATGGTGCTTCTCAGCGAGGTGGGCGCACCCGCGACTGTGGAGATCCCGGATGTCTCGATTCTCCACACGGCCTACCAGGAAATCGGTGAGGACTCACCCCGGGTCATGCTCGGTACAGGCCTGGGCTGA
- a CDS encoding shikimate kinase, translated as MTQRPHPKPVPPLEPVPASQSRIVLTGPPAAGKSTIGRLLADRLDLPLIDTDANIVDKYGVIAEIFVERGEDHFRRIEREVVRRALRRLLDRPGIVSLGGGAILNPGTRAQLGHPAIKVVHIDIDVDTVMTRLNSPHRPLLRGAGTPMENWLALVNEREPLYDQVATFRVHASNSHPSTIVNRVVDVLTGLQRAEEYAKYSGRDPES; from the coding sequence ATGACACAGCGCCCGCACCCGAAACCGGTTCCACCGCTGGAACCGGTCCCGGCCTCGCAGTCACGCATCGTTCTGACCGGGCCGCCTGCCGCCGGCAAATCCACGATCGGCCGCCTTCTGGCTGATCGACTCGATCTGCCGCTCATCGACACGGATGCGAACATCGTCGACAAGTACGGCGTCATCGCAGAGATCTTCGTCGAACGCGGTGAGGACCATTTCCGTCGGATCGAACGGGAGGTCGTCCGGCGTGCCCTGCGGCGTCTGCTCGACCGCCCAGGCATCGTGTCCCTGGGCGGGGGCGCGATCCTCAATCCGGGCACACGTGCCCAGCTGGGTCATCCCGCGATCAAGGTCGTACACATCGACATCGACGTCGACACCGTCATGACGCGGCTGAACTCCCCGCACAGACCGTTGCTGCGCGGTGCAGGAACCCCGATGGAGAACTGGTTGGCGCTCGTGAACGAGCGCGAACCCCTCTATGATCAGGTCGCCACATTCCGAGTCCACGCCTCGAATTCGCATCCGTCGACCATCGTCAACCGCGTCGTCGACGTCCTCACCGGCCTGCAGCGAGCCGAGGAGTATGCCAAGTACTCGGGCCGCGATCCGGAGAGTTAG
- the aroC gene encoding chorismate synthase, translating to MLRWLTAGESHGEALTGIIEGLPAHVPIAREDIRASLARRRLGYGRGARMKFEADEVRLLGGVRHGQTLGSPVAVEVGNTEWPKWETVMSADPIDEEELAGQARNAPLTRPRPGHADIVGMQKYAFDEARPILERASARETAMRVALGTIAANFLRELGITLVSHTVAIGTAEDVADSATGPSLPLASDVDALDADAVRCFDPALSARMVEQIDAAKKAGDTLGGVVEVLAYDLPPGLGSHVHWDRRLDSRLAGALMGIQAIKGVEVGDGFLTTKRPGSAAHDELAVGDDGIRRVSNRAGGTEGGMSTGGPLRVRAGMKPIATVPRALATVDVATGDPAKANHQRSDVCAVPASGVVAEAMVALVLAEAVVEKFGGDSVAETKRNLDAYVAAIPENLRIGQ from the coding sequence ATGTTGAGATGGCTGACTGCAGGCGAATCCCACGGCGAAGCACTGACTGGGATCATTGAGGGGCTTCCCGCCCACGTTCCTATCGCCAGGGAAGACATCCGCGCGAGCTTGGCTCGACGCAGATTGGGCTACGGCCGTGGAGCACGGATGAAGTTCGAAGCCGACGAGGTTCGCCTCCTCGGTGGAGTCCGACACGGTCAGACACTGGGTTCACCGGTGGCGGTTGAAGTCGGGAACACGGAATGGCCCAAATGGGAGACCGTGATGAGTGCCGACCCGATCGACGAGGAGGAACTCGCCGGTCAGGCACGAAACGCTCCGCTGACCCGGCCGCGGCCGGGCCACGCCGATATCGTCGGCATGCAGAAGTACGCATTCGACGAGGCACGACCGATTCTCGAACGCGCCTCTGCGCGAGAAACGGCTATGCGTGTGGCCCTGGGCACCATCGCCGCGAACTTCCTTCGTGAGCTCGGCATCACCCTCGTCTCCCACACCGTGGCGATCGGGACCGCCGAAGATGTCGCCGACTCCGCGACGGGGCCCTCCCTGCCACTGGCATCCGACGTGGACGCACTCGACGCTGATGCCGTGCGCTGCTTCGACCCCGCCCTCTCGGCGCGCATGGTCGAGCAGATCGATGCGGCGAAGAAGGCCGGTGACACGCTCGGGGGAGTCGTCGAGGTCCTCGCCTACGATCTGCCGCCTGGGCTGGGTTCGCATGTCCACTGGGACCGCCGGCTCGACTCCCGACTCGCCGGAGCCCTGATGGGCATTCAGGCGATCAAGGGCGTCGAGGTCGGAGATGGCTTCCTCACCACGAAGCGCCCCGGATCGGCAGCTCACGACGAGCTCGCCGTGGGTGATGATGGGATCCGGCGCGTGAGCAATCGCGCCGGCGGCACCGAAGGCGGAATGTCGACGGGCGGTCCGCTGCGAGTTCGGGCAGGTATGAAGCCCATCGCCACTGTTCCCCGCGCTCTGGCGACCGTCGACGTCGCCACCGGTGATCCTGCCAAGGCCAACCACCAGCGCTCCGACGTGTGCGCGGTTCCGGCCTCCGGCGTCGTCGCCGAAGCGATGGTTGCTCTTGTCCTCGCCGAGGCAGTGGTGGAGAAGTTCGGCGGAGACTCCGTAGCCGAGACCAAACGGAACTTGGATGCCTACGTGGCCGCCATTCCGGAGAACCTCCGCATCGGCCAATGA
- a CDS encoding shikimate dehydrogenase, translating to MTISAAVLGRPIAHSKSPLLHRAAFQALGLDGSDYASFDLGAEDLESFLAAHRGQIGFSLTMPLKERLVQLALTHGWEVDDTAGLTGVANTLVRNDGVTSVANTDVQGIVRALTPGLNTCREAAVTAAIPTTVGGLGAAAGVSNVDSNGADRATILGAGATAASALLACRELGITTVEFLVRNPDRAHRVLELSQQLGVSANTAPLRLIAPSGLVISTLPAEAVPELQWSPDFCSGVALDVAYAAESSFLRQAESHGLIPVEGTVMLVEQAVAQSEMFIAAAEGPDAEASPTQHADRRAVITAAMYRALEDQAGPAGD from the coding sequence ATGACGATCTCGGCTGCGGTGCTCGGTCGCCCGATCGCCCATTCCAAGTCGCCGCTGCTTCATCGTGCGGCGTTCCAGGCTCTGGGCCTCGACGGCAGCGACTACGCCAGCTTCGACCTCGGCGCCGAAGACCTCGAATCCTTTCTCGCAGCTCACAGAGGCCAGATCGGGTTCTCATTGACGATGCCGTTGAAGGAACGGCTCGTTCAGCTCGCGCTCACCCACGGGTGGGAGGTCGATGACACGGCCGGGCTGACCGGAGTGGCGAACACGCTGGTTCGCAACGATGGGGTGACGTCGGTGGCCAACACTGACGTGCAGGGAATCGTGCGCGCGTTGACCCCAGGACTCAACACCTGTCGAGAAGCAGCTGTCACCGCTGCGATACCGACCACGGTCGGTGGTCTCGGTGCGGCTGCAGGTGTGAGCAACGTCGACAGCAACGGTGCTGACAGGGCGACCATCCTCGGTGCCGGGGCGACCGCTGCCTCGGCGCTGCTGGCCTGCCGTGAACTGGGCATCACCACGGTCGAGTTCCTCGTGCGAAATCCTGATCGGGCCCACCGGGTCCTCGAACTCAGCCAGCAGCTCGGGGTCTCGGCGAACACCGCACCGCTGAGACTGATCGCACCCTCCGGCCTCGTCATCTCGACCCTCCCCGCCGAGGCTGTCCCCGAGCTGCAATGGTCCCCTGACTTCTGCAGCGGAGTGGCCCTCGACGTCGCCTATGCAGCCGAGTCCAGCTTCCTTCGTCAAGCCGAATCACATGGACTCATCCCAGTCGAAGGCACGGTGATGCTCGTCGAACAGGCCGTGGCACAGTCGGAGATGTTCATCGCCGCGGCCGAAGGACCAGATGCCGAGGCCAGCCCCACACAGCATGCAGATCGTCGTGCTGTGATCACGGCGGCCATGTACCGCGCGCTCGAGGACCAAGCGGGACCGGCAGGCGACTGA
- the mltG gene encoding endolytic transglycosylase MltG, translated as MSPFPGEFSEDEGLSRSDLKAKKHRRMLRRRRTTAIVVICVLVFGIGGFFGVRAASGVFQDLFGPKGDYDGAGTSEVSVEIPPGASARSVANQLVEAGVIMNSEPFLDEVERRDVTIQAGPIILREKMSSKAAVEAIVNPIKPPTITIAEGRKIDQIKSAMVESGMKAEAVDKAIDDKTPKDYGLDVDAPCLEGYLYPATYDLNKDKTAEDVVSKMVAKTKLEIENAGIDLEDANRIMTLASLVEIESPGDEKVRKKVARVFLNRISEDSRTGKLLQSDATVAYIHGARSDLTTTKKERESDSPYNTYKKKGLPPGPINSPSSGAVDAALNPSKGDWQFFVATNPDTGETKFAKTYDEHQKNVKIYRKWLKEHEEDSGDK; from the coding sequence ATGAGCCCGTTCCCAGGCGAGTTCTCGGAGGACGAAGGGCTGTCGCGGTCCGATCTCAAAGCAAAGAAGCACCGACGGATGCTGCGCAGGCGGCGGACGACGGCCATCGTCGTCATCTGCGTGCTCGTCTTCGGCATCGGCGGGTTCTTCGGCGTCAGAGCCGCAAGCGGAGTCTTTCAAGACCTGTTCGGTCCCAAAGGCGACTACGACGGCGCCGGCACCAGCGAGGTCTCGGTTGAGATCCCGCCGGGAGCCTCGGCCCGCTCCGTGGCCAACCAGCTCGTCGAAGCCGGGGTGATCATGAACTCCGAACCGTTCCTCGACGAGGTCGAACGTCGCGATGTCACGATTCAGGCCGGACCGATCATCCTGCGCGAGAAGATGAGCTCTAAGGCTGCGGTGGAAGCGATCGTCAATCCGATCAAACCTCCCACGATCACGATCGCCGAGGGCCGCAAGATCGATCAGATCAAATCCGCGATGGTCGAGTCGGGAATGAAGGCCGAAGCGGTCGACAAAGCCATCGATGACAAGACTCCCAAAGACTACGGCCTCGACGTTGATGCCCCCTGCCTCGAAGGGTATCTGTATCCGGCGACCTACGACCTTAACAAAGACAAGACCGCCGAGGACGTCGTGTCCAAGATGGTCGCCAAGACGAAGCTGGAGATTGAGAACGCTGGCATCGATCTCGAAGACGCAAATCGAATCATGACCCTGGCAAGCTTGGTCGAAATCGAATCACCCGGTGACGAAAAGGTTCGGAAGAAGGTGGCACGGGTCTTCCTCAACCGCATTTCAGAGGATTCGAGGACCGGCAAACTGCTCCAATCCGATGCGACAGTGGCCTATATCCACGGTGCCCGCAGCGACCTGACGACGACGAAGAAGGAACGCGAGTCCGACAGCCCGTACAACACGTACAAGAAGAAGGGGTTGCCCCCGGGGCCGATCAATTCGCCCAGTTCCGGAGCCGTCGACGCCGCGCTCAACCCGTCCAAGGGCGATTGGCAGTTCTTCGTGGCCACGAACCCGGACACTGGGGAAACCAAGTTCGCCAAAACCTACGACGAGCATCAGAAGAACGTCAAGATCTACCGGAAATGGCTCAAGGAGCACGAAGAGGACAGCGGCGACAAATGA
- the ruvX gene encoding Holliday junction resolvase RuvX encodes MSFRRGRRVGLDIGSVRIGVASSDPDGILATPLTVVRRTDEPAALRALREIIDEYEPIELLIGDPKSLDGAARAAAATALEFARRISVATSTPIRLVDERFTTVEAHHALAAAGKNSRQRREIVDAQAAVIILQNALEFEHNTGEPAGRGMPDEESEQ; translated from the coding sequence GTGAGTTTTCGCCGAGGCCGACGTGTGGGCCTCGACATCGGCTCGGTGCGTATCGGGGTCGCCAGCAGCGACCCTGATGGCATCCTCGCCACGCCGCTGACCGTGGTCCGGCGGACCGACGAACCCGCTGCGCTGAGGGCACTGCGGGAGATCATCGACGAATACGAACCGATCGAACTGCTCATCGGCGACCCGAAATCCCTCGATGGAGCGGCCCGGGCAGCGGCGGCCACCGCGCTTGAGTTCGCCAGGCGGATCAGCGTCGCCACGTCGACACCCATCCGTCTCGTCGATGAGCGCTTCACCACGGTCGAAGCCCACCACGCTCTGGCAGCTGCAGGGAAGAACTCGCGTCAACGCCGTGAGATCGTCGATGCCCAGGCCGCCGTGATCATTTTGCAGAATGCCCTCGAATTCGAACACAACACCGGTGAGCCAGCCGGTCGAGGCATGCCCGACGAAGAGAGTGAGCAATGA
- the alaS gene encoding alanine--tRNA ligase: protein MKTAEIKQRWLDYFEANGHAVVPSASVISSDPSILFNIAGMVQFIPYLTGREPAPFNRATSVQKCVRTGDIEEVGKTTRHGTFFQMNGNFSFGDYFKREAIRFAWGLLTNSVDDGGLGFDKNLLWATVHEDDIETIDLWLQETSIPRERIQPRDNEDNFWHTGQPGPGGYCSEIYFDRGPDYGIEGGPVADEDRYIEIWNLVFMEFELSEVRSKVDFDIAGDLPAKNIDTGMGLERVAFLLQGVENMYEIDEVFPVIEAASRLSGHRYGADHEADVQMRVVADHVRSSLIIIGDGVRPGNEGRGYILRRLLRRAVRAMRLLGVTSEVLPELLPVSMESMKLSYPELETDFDRISRIAYAEEKAFLRTLESGTQLFQNAAASLPESDKTISGDVAFALHDTHGFPIDLTLEMASEQGVHVDEEGFRALMSEQRTRAKADAKAKKGGGHADLSAYSALLEDGASEFVGYDRLEADSRVRGIVVDGLAQEVLTPGQTADLILDLTPFYAEAGGQRADIGLIKGHGFSARVLDVQNPIKGLPAHRVEVIDGEIRVGAEVLAVVDHDHRFQGSQAHTATHLVHAALREILGTHAVQAGSMNQPGYMRFDYSFPEAPSPQMRAEIEDVANLAVRSNYEVGTEFLPFEDARKSGAMALFGEKYPNIVRVVDIGGPFSRELCGGTHVGASSEVGPISVLSEASVGSGVRRIEAAVGMDAFRSLAAERSIVSSLSDMLKVPGTDVRERVGDLMSKLKDAEKEIARLNSQQLLASAGKFLDNAETVGSTLFVVAELGEVSNPGDIRTVVTDLRGRVSERSAVVLGIGTSNGKPVVVVATTASSRDEGHQAGKLVSLACGELGGGGGGKPDLAQGGGSDVSAIPSAIAAVKAALQ, encoded by the coding sequence ATGAAGACGGCAGAGATCAAACAGCGCTGGTTGGACTACTTCGAAGCGAATGGGCACGCAGTCGTCCCCTCAGCGTCGGTGATCAGCTCCGATCCATCGATCCTGTTCAACATCGCGGGAATGGTGCAGTTCATCCCGTATCTCACCGGTCGGGAGCCTGCCCCGTTCAATCGCGCTACGAGCGTGCAGAAGTGTGTGCGCACCGGCGACATCGAAGAGGTCGGCAAGACCACCCGCCACGGCACCTTCTTCCAGATGAATGGCAACTTCTCCTTCGGCGACTACTTCAAGCGCGAAGCCATCCGCTTTGCCTGGGGTCTGCTGACGAACTCCGTGGACGACGGCGGGCTCGGCTTCGACAAGAACCTCCTGTGGGCAACGGTCCATGAGGACGACATCGAGACCATCGACCTGTGGCTGCAGGAGACCTCGATTCCACGTGAGCGCATTCAGCCGCGGGACAACGAAGACAACTTCTGGCACACCGGACAGCCTGGCCCCGGAGGCTACTGCTCCGAGATCTACTTCGACCGTGGCCCGGACTACGGCATCGAAGGCGGGCCCGTGGCCGATGAGGACCGCTACATCGAGATCTGGAACCTCGTGTTCATGGAATTCGAACTCAGCGAGGTCCGCTCCAAGGTCGACTTCGACATCGCCGGCGACCTCCCCGCGAAGAACATCGACACAGGCATGGGCCTCGAACGTGTCGCCTTCCTGCTCCAGGGTGTCGAGAACATGTACGAAATCGACGAAGTCTTCCCCGTCATCGAAGCCGCCAGCCGGCTCTCGGGTCACCGCTACGGTGCCGATCACGAGGCCGACGTGCAGATGCGCGTCGTGGCCGACCACGTGCGCTCCTCGCTCATCATCATCGGCGACGGTGTGCGTCCCGGCAACGAAGGCCGCGGCTACATCCTCCGTCGCCTCCTGCGCCGGGCTGTGCGTGCGATGCGCCTCCTCGGCGTGACCAGCGAGGTCCTGCCTGAACTGCTGCCGGTGTCGATGGAATCGATGAAACTCTCCTATCCGGAGCTGGAGACCGACTTCGATCGCATCTCTCGCATCGCCTATGCCGAGGAGAAGGCCTTCCTGCGGACCCTGGAGTCCGGCACGCAGCTGTTCCAGAACGCTGCCGCCTCGCTGCCCGAGTCTGACAAGACCATCAGCGGAGACGTTGCGTTCGCACTGCACGACACCCATGGATTCCCCATCGACCTGACGCTTGAGATGGCTTCCGAACAGGGCGTCCACGTCGACGAGGAGGGTTTCCGTGCCCTCATGAGTGAGCAGCGGACCCGTGCGAAGGCCGATGCGAAGGCGAAGAAGGGCGGCGGACATGCCGACCTCTCTGCCTACTCGGCTCTGCTTGAAGACGGTGCCTCCGAATTCGTCGGCTACGACAGGCTCGAAGCTGACTCCCGGGTGCGCGGAATCGTCGTCGACGGGCTCGCCCAGGAAGTCCTGACACCGGGTCAGACCGCCGACCTCATCCTCGATCTGACTCCGTTCTACGCCGAGGCGGGCGGACAGCGCGCCGATATCGGGCTGATCAAGGGACATGGATTCAGTGCTCGTGTCCTCGACGTGCAGAATCCCATCAAGGGACTCCCCGCACACAGGGTGGAAGTCATCGACGGTGAGATCCGCGTCGGGGCTGAGGTCCTGGCCGTCGTCGACCACGACCACCGGTTCCAGGGTTCGCAGGCGCACACCGCCACACACCTCGTCCACGCCGCTCTGCGTGAGATCCTCGGCACTCACGCTGTCCAGGCCGGCTCGATGAACCAGCCAGGCTACATGCGCTTCGACTATTCGTTCCCCGAAGCCCCGAGCCCGCAGATGCGGGCCGAGATCGAAGACGTCGCCAACCTCGCCGTTCGCTCGAACTATGAGGTCGGCACCGAGTTCCTGCCGTTCGAGGACGCCAGGAAGTCCGGTGCGATGGCGCTCTTCGGCGAGAAATACCCGAACATCGTGCGCGTCGTCGACATCGGCGGACCCTTCTCCCGAGAACTCTGCGGCGGCACCCACGTCGGTGCCTCGTCCGAGGTGGGGCCGATCTCCGTGCTCTCCGAAGCCTCCGTGGGCTCAGGCGTACGCCGCATCGAGGCTGCAGTCGGAATGGATGCCTTCCGTTCACTGGCCGCGGAACGCAGCATCGTCTCCTCGTTGTCAGACATGCTCAAGGTACCGGGAACCGATGTGCGCGAACGCGTCGGGGATCTGATGAGCAAGCTCAAGGACGCGGAGAAGGAGATCGCCCGTCTGAACTCCCAGCAGCTCTTAGCCTCGGCCGGAAAGTTCCTCGACAACGCCGAAACCGTGGGATCAACCCTGTTCGTCGTCGCCGAACTCGGCGAGGTCTCAAACCCAGGAGACATCCGTACAGTCGTCACCGACCTGCGCGGCCGAGTCTCCGAACGCTCCGCCGTGGTCCTGGGCATTGGGACCAGCAATGGAAAACCCGTCGTCGTGGTCGCCACGACTGCCTCGTCACGCGACGAGGGGCACCAGGCCGGCAAACTTGTCTCCCTGGCCTGCGGTGAACTCGGCGGTGGTGGAGGGGGCAAACCCGACCTCGCTCAGGGCGGCGGCAGCGATGTCTCTGCGATCCCCTCTGCCATCGCAGCGGTCAAGGCAGCTCTCCAGTGA
- the rpsD gene encoding 30S ribosomal protein S4, with product MTRVSRALGMPLTPKAEKYFERRPYPPGEHGRARRRNDSDYSVRLKEKQRLRAQYGIREAQMLKIYKESSRLSGLTGETMVELLEMRLDALVLRSGFARTIAQARQFVVHRHITVDGQRVDRPSFRVKEGQTIQVHTRSASMDPFQVAAAGGHKDVLPAVPGYLNVNLEGLQTTLLRRPKREEVPVTVDVQLVVEHYSR from the coding sequence ATGACGCGCGTCTCGCGCGCCCTCGGCATGCCGCTGACTCCGAAGGCGGAGAAGTACTTCGAGCGTCGCCCGTATCCTCCAGGCGAGCACGGCCGTGCACGTCGTCGCAATGACAGCGACTACTCGGTCCGCCTCAAGGAGAAGCAGCGTCTTCGCGCCCAGTACGGCATCCGCGAAGCTCAGATGCTCAAGATCTACAAGGAGTCCAGCCGTCTCTCCGGTCTGACCGGTGAGACCATGGTCGAGCTCCTCGAAATGCGTCTCGACGCACTGGTGCTGCGTTCGGGCTTTGCCCGGACCATCGCCCAGGCGCGTCAGTTCGTCGTGCACCGTCACATCACCGTTGACGGCCAGCGCGTCGATCGTCCTTCATTCCGCGTGAAGGAAGGACAGACCATCCAGGTCCACACCAGGAGTGCGTCGATGGATCCGTTCCAGGTCGCCGCAGCCGGTGGACACAAGGATGTTCTCCCTGCAGTCCCGGGTTACCTCAACGTCAACCTCGAAGGTCTGCAGACCACCCTGCTTCGTCGCCCTAAGCGCGAAGAGGTTCCTGTGACCGTCGACGTTCAGCTGGTCGTCGAGCACTACTCGCGCTGA
- a CDS encoding cation:proton antiporter family protein yields the protein MSAAARVRKAAPETLRRSDVQDIIVTIAVALVLGMLAYELRIPPLVGFLGAGFLLHVLGAPAFEGLEQVSDLGVVLLLFTIGLKFDLRSLLQPEAYGTAALHMLTSVLVGAGTIGLSAVIGIVTLDGGLGTMGLLGFALSFSSTVLVVKVLEERSDDGSYYGQIAIAILVFQDLAAVAFITVAGEEPPSLWAFALVLLIPAAWVLRRILDRVGRGELLVLFGVVTALGPGYVAFESVGIHGDLGALAMGLLFATHPRSNELSKSLFSVKELFLVAFFVVIGLQAVPTWTDLALALILCVVLIPFNFLSFYLLGRLFGLRNRTSIRTSLALSNFSEFALIVVAVGVGNGVFAHNWLTVTALAVAISMIISSLANAYSLQVVARLDEILPEENEARLRPTDRPIDTGDAEVVVLGMGRIGRGAYERLVNRGGLSVIGIDNDHLLVGELKREKFNVLEGDATDHEFWHRLVVGGTARTVILAMAIHDSNTFALEQLRIAGFDGTIAAVVQRQDQASHFTDAGVHSVVNIYGGSGAAVADAAMRPPTGRGPGSDADHTGG from the coding sequence ATGAGCGCCGCAGCCAGGGTCAGGAAGGCAGCGCCGGAAACGCTGAGGAGGTCCGACGTGCAGGACATCATCGTCACCATCGCGGTCGCACTCGTACTGGGCATGCTCGCCTATGAGCTGCGCATTCCTCCGCTCGTCGGCTTCCTCGGCGCCGGATTCCTGCTCCACGTCCTCGGCGCCCCTGCCTTTGAGGGCCTCGAGCAGGTCTCCGATCTGGGCGTGGTTCTTCTCCTCTTCACCATTGGGCTGAAATTCGACCTGCGATCTTTGCTCCAACCCGAGGCCTATGGCACTGCTGCCCTCCACATGCTCACGAGTGTCCTCGTCGGTGCAGGCACGATCGGGCTCTCGGCGGTCATCGGAATCGTCACTCTCGACGGTGGGTTGGGAACCATGGGACTGCTCGGCTTCGCGCTCTCATTCTCCTCCACAGTGCTTGTGGTCAAGGTGCTCGAAGAGCGCTCCGACGACGGTTCGTACTATGGTCAGATCGCCATCGCCATCCTCGTCTTCCAAGACCTCGCCGCGGTCGCGTTCATCACCGTCGCGGGGGAGGAGCCGCCGAGTCTCTGGGCGTTCGCGCTGGTCCTTCTGATTCCCGCGGCATGGGTGCTGCGGCGCATCCTCGATCGGGTCGGACGTGGCGAACTGCTCGTGCTCTTCGGCGTGGTCACAGCGCTGGGGCCCGGATACGTCGCTTTCGAATCCGTGGGCATCCACGGAGACCTCGGCGCCCTGGCGATGGGCCTGCTCTTCGCCACCCATCCCAGGTCCAATGAACTGTCCAAATCTCTGTTCAGCGTCAAGGAGCTCTTCCTCGTCGCATTCTTCGTCGTCATCGGCCTCCAGGCGGTGCCGACCTGGACCGACCTGGCTCTGGCTCTGATCCTGTGTGTGGTCCTCATCCCCTTCAATTTCCTCAGCTTCTACCTGTTGGGCCGCCTCTTCGGTCTGCGCAACCGCACGAGCATCCGCACCAGCCTGGCTTTGAGCAACTTCTCCGAATTCGCGCTCATCGTCGTCGCAGTCGGCGTGGGCAACGGTGTATTCGCGCACAACTGGTTGACTGTCACCGCTCTGGCCGTCGCCATCAGCATGATCATCTCCTCGTTGGCCAATGCCTACAGCCTTCAGGTCGTGGCCCGCCTCGACGAGATCCTGCCGGAGGAGAACGAAGCCCGACTGCGGCCCACAGACCGTCCGATCGACACTGGTGACGCCGAGGTGGTGGTGCTGGGCATGGGACGCATCGGTCGCGGAGCCTACGAGCGTCTGGTCAACCGAGGAGGCCTGAGCGTCATCGGCATCGACAACGACCATCTCTTGGTGGGGGAACTGAAGAGGGAGAAGTTCAACGTCCTCGAGGGCGACGCCACAGATCACGAATTCTGGCACCGCCTGGTGGTCGGCGGCACCGCGCGTACAGTCATCCTGGCCATGGCGATCCACGATTCGAACACCTTCGCCCTCGAACAGCTGCGGATCGCGGGGTTCGACGGCACCATCGCCGCAGTCGTGCAGCGCCAGGACCAGGCCAGCCATTTCACCGATGCGGGTGTTCATTCCGTCGTCAACATCTACGGCGGTTCGGGTGCCGCTGTCGCCGACGCGGCAATGCGTCCGCCGACGGGCAGGGGACCCGGCAGCGATGCTGATCACACGGGCGGCTGA